One part of the Pseudemcibacter aquimaris genome encodes these proteins:
- a CDS encoding TonB-dependent receptor, which yields MNKKLLCTASAVALSLSMSLSSIAQENNNQELEEDVIVVKGIVGELELKSSAEASSRLGLSLLDTPASVDIINSQVMQARGYQKLSDAVGNQAGIVVGEHPTAPSMFSLRGFDRAQITVLRDGLWIGPASMTMRQQNTFNLESVEILRGPASVLNGNGAVAGTINTVIKTAKETDEHNLNALASYGRWNSMHLGAGIGGPLADNMYYRIDASRFSSDGYVDRGDSHSTNITASMLWDVTENFSFKASVDYLDDEVSGYFGTPLVPMSVAIDPATDVLTTTTGETIDLTTRFNNYNVEDAYSIADQLFVRFDMEYQVNENVRINNTVYRYQADRNWQNAEGYVYCSEIVGVCDADSQGQVQRYYGYFILDHEQENYGNRFSINVDQDFGGIENKSVYGFEYSDFDFVRTRGFRRSVGQVDGDSVDLRKPVPGVYGERELRGSSPTGIQIRALFAEDMIRISPAFSIVSALRYEEMDLRRENFNAEGDLEANGFTRDFNWWSYRVGAVYKFDENVSVYGQYSDAKDPVGSNIFLVNGNQDYDLTSAEQWEVGVKAVLLDGDLQTTFAYFDITRDDILEAFNRDSAGLIGGRKSRGFEFSTTMKPTDQLSLGFNAAYTDAEFTPGENVVAFAGNTPPNVPKWTTAAYINYNEIAGLPVNAGASVRYVGERFADNANTTKLHGYTTVNLFLGWDVNDEIRVSARVDNLFDTVSIPWSDVFYYQSVSPGFLYANELALGAPRSFGFTIQADF from the coding sequence ATGAATAAAAAACTATTATGCACAGCATCTGCTGTTGCATTATCGCTTTCGATGTCACTCTCATCGATTGCACAGGAAAATAACAACCAAGAATTAGAAGAAGACGTTATCGTTGTTAAAGGCATTGTTGGCGAGCTGGAATTAAAATCATCTGCCGAGGCATCAAGCCGCCTTGGCTTATCACTATTAGATACACCAGCAAGTGTAGACATTATCAACAGCCAAGTAATGCAAGCTCGCGGATATCAGAAACTATCTGATGCCGTTGGAAATCAGGCGGGTATAGTTGTTGGTGAACATCCGACGGCACCATCGATGTTTTCATTGCGTGGATTTGACCGTGCACAAATTACGGTGCTTCGTGACGGGTTATGGATTGGCCCGGCCAGTATGACCATGCGTCAACAAAATACATTTAACCTGGAAAGTGTTGAAATTTTACGTGGGCCAGCATCCGTATTAAATGGTAACGGCGCTGTCGCCGGTACAATTAATACCGTTATTAAAACTGCAAAAGAAACGGATGAACATAACTTAAATGCCCTTGCAAGTTACGGAAGATGGAATTCAATGCATCTGGGCGCGGGGATTGGCGGGCCGCTTGCGGACAATATGTATTACCGTATTGATGCCAGCCGTTTTTCATCCGATGGGTATGTTGACCGCGGCGATAGCCATTCAACGAATATCACGGCCAGTATGCTGTGGGATGTCACAGAAAACTTTAGCTTTAAAGCAAGTGTTGATTATCTTGATGATGAAGTGAGCGGATATTTCGGTACGCCACTTGTGCCGATGTCCGTTGCTATTGATCCTGCCACAGATGTTCTAACAACGACAACTGGGGAAACAATCGACCTTACGACACGATTTAACAATTATAACGTCGAAGATGCCTATTCCATCGCCGATCAATTATTCGTCAGATTTGATATGGAATATCAGGTGAATGAAAATGTTCGCATCAACAATACAGTTTACAGATACCAAGCAGACCGAAACTGGCAAAATGCAGAAGGTTATGTTTATTGTTCCGAAATCGTTGGTGTTTGTGATGCAGATTCGCAAGGACAAGTTCAACGTTATTACGGATACTTCATTCTGGATCATGAACAGGAAAATTACGGAAACCGATTTTCCATCAACGTAGATCAGGATTTTGGTGGTATTGAAAATAAATCCGTTTATGGCTTTGAATATTCGGATTTTGATTTTGTACGTACGCGCGGCTTTAGACGTTCTGTTGGGCAAGTGGACGGTGATTCCGTTGATTTAAGAAAACCTGTGCCGGGTGTTTATGGTGAACGTGAATTACGTGGTTCATCACCAACAGGCATTCAAATTCGTGCCTTATTTGCGGAAGATATGATCCGTATTTCACCAGCCTTTAGCATTGTGTCGGCACTTCGTTATGAAGAAATGGATCTTCGCCGCGAGAATTTCAACGCAGAGGGTGATTTGGAGGCAAACGGCTTTACGCGTGATTTCAATTGGTGGAGTTACCGTGTGGGTGCTGTTTATAAATTCGACGAGAATGTTTCCGTTTATGGCCAATATAGCGATGCCAAAGACCCAGTTGGATCAAATATTTTCCTTGTAAACGGTAATCAGGATTACGACCTGACAAGCGCGGAACAATGGGAAGTTGGGGTAAAAGCCGTACTCCTTGATGGCGATTTACAGACGACCTTTGCCTATTTCGATATTACGCGTGATGATATTCTGGAAGCCTTTAACCGTGATAGCGCGGGATTAATCGGCGGCAGAAAGTCACGTGGTTTTGAATTTTCAACGACAATGAAACCAACGGATCAACTTAGTCTTGGGTTTAATGCGGCATATACGGACGCAGAATTTACACCCGGGGAGAATGTTGTTGCGTTTGCAGGAAATACCCCACCGAACGTACCGAAATGGACGACTGCGGCATATATCAATTATAATGAAATTGCCGGACTTCCGGTTAATGCGGGGGCATCGGTTCGTTATGTTGGGGAACGATTTGCAGATAACGCAAATACAACCAAACTTCATGGATACACAACGGTTAATCTATTCCTTGGATGGGATGTGAATGATGAAATTCGCGTATCAGCGCGGGTTGATAACCTGTTTGATACGGTCTCAATCCCATGGTCGGATGTGTTTTATTACCAAAGTGTAAGTCCAGGGTTCCTTTATGCAAATGAACTGGCCCTTGGCGCACCAAGAAGCTTTGGTTTCACGATACAGGCAGATTTCTAA
- a CDS encoding alanine/glycine:cation symporter family protein produces MSLNDFLISIDSLLGSAPWFPFVLLGVGLFFSIYLAFPQIRLFKHAWAVLFDPKKDSKAKGETSHFQAMSMALSGTIGTGNIGGVGLAIYLGGPAAIFWMMVTAFVGMTTKFVEVSLSHKYRVTVEDGTVSGGPMYVMDNGLNWKPLAILFAATIAITSMGSGSMPQVNNMAQVLRETFNINEMVTGGVATTLLAFVIIGGVTRIASFTSKVVPIMAMLYLVGGFAVILTNYENIIPSFMTIFADAFTGSAAVGGFLGATFAFAFNRGVNRGLFSNEAGQGAAAIAHASAVTDEPVSEGVVALLEPFIDTIMICTLTGLVILSSGVWTEKHENIFQQSDFAIIEGTYSDTNSQDKEELFKYLNFLESATIEEYNGEIEIVDGKMVTDDVTILNARSVAEDVIFYEDTLTGESELYSGPLSITNGDIDNGDIVVTGKSLVHSAALTSIAFTKSFLGEGGKYIVAIALTLFAFSTAVSWSYYGNRCVVYLFGIKAVTPFRAVFLTGFFLASFADTTIIWTVAAITVVFSTLPNLLCMIVMRKEIKNMVNDYVEKIRP; encoded by the coding sequence ATGAGTTTGAATGATTTTTTAATCTCAATCGACAGTTTATTGGGAAGCGCGCCATGGTTTCCATTTGTGTTATTGGGGGTTGGATTATTCTTTTCAATTTATTTAGCATTCCCACAAATCAGATTATTTAAACATGCCTGGGCCGTTTTATTCGACCCGAAAAAAGACAGTAAAGCAAAGGGGGAAACATCCCATTTCCAGGCCATGTCGATGGCGCTTTCCGGCACGATCGGTACGGGGAATATAGGCGGTGTGGGCCTTGCTATTTATTTGGGCGGACCGGCGGCCATTTTCTGGATGATGGTAACGGCCTTTGTTGGTATGACTACAAAATTTGTTGAAGTAAGCCTTTCCCATAAATACAGGGTAACCGTCGAAGACGGAACCGTATCTGGTGGCCCCATGTATGTGATGGATAATGGGCTAAACTGGAAACCGCTGGCGATACTATTTGCCGCGACCATTGCGATAACATCTATGGGTTCCGGTAGTATGCCGCAGGTTAACAATATGGCGCAAGTCTTACGTGAAACTTTCAATATTAATGAAATGGTCACTGGTGGTGTTGCAACCACATTACTGGCGTTTGTGATTATTGGTGGAGTGACCAGAATTGCGAGCTTTACGTCAAAAGTCGTTCCTATCATGGCGATGCTTTATCTGGTTGGTGGTTTTGCGGTAATCCTTACCAATTATGAAAATATCATTCCGTCATTTATGACAATATTTGCTGATGCCTTTACCGGCAGCGCTGCTGTAGGTGGGTTCCTTGGGGCAACATTCGCGTTTGCCTTTAACCGTGGGGTCAATCGAGGGTTATTTTCCAACGAAGCCGGGCAGGGTGCAGCAGCGATTGCCCACGCATCCGCAGTAACAGATGAGCCGGTATCAGAAGGCGTGGTGGCGTTACTTGAGCCATTCATTGACACGATCATGATTTGTACCTTAACGGGACTGGTTATTTTGTCATCTGGCGTCTGGACAGAGAAACATGAGAATATTTTCCAACAATCCGACTTCGCAATTATTGAAGGAACATATTCCGATACCAATTCACAAGATAAAGAAGAACTATTTAAATATTTAAACTTCTTAGAAAGCGCGACCATTGAAGAATATAACGGTGAAATTGAAATTGTTGACGGGAAAATGGTCACTGATGATGTTACTATTTTGAATGCGCGGTCCGTGGCGGAAGATGTTATTTTTTACGAAGACACGTTAACAGGTGAAAGTGAATTATATTCAGGACCATTATCAATAACAAACGGTGACATTGATAATGGTGACATTGTCGTAACGGGAAAATCGCTTGTCCATTCTGCGGCACTAACCAGTATTGCCTTTACCAAAAGTTTCTTAGGTGAGGGGGGTAAGTATATCGTTGCCATTGCACTTACGCTTTTTGCTTTTTCTACGGCTGTATCTTGGTCTTATTACGGTAACAGATGCGTGGTTTATTTGTTTGGTATTAAAGCGGTTACACCGTTTAGGGCAGTGTTTCTAACGGGGTTCTTTTTGGCATCCTTTGCGGATACCACAATCATATGGACGGTGGCGGCAATTACGGTTGTGTTTAGTACGCTTCCTAATCTTCTTTGTATGATTGTTATGCGTAAAGAGATTAAAAACATGGTGAATGATTATGTCGAAAAAATCAGACCATAA
- a CDS encoding amidohydrolase, translated as MTENLIKLRHHIHQHPELSGVEFETADLLKSKLETLNPDEIITGIGGCGVAAKFTSSEDGPTILFRAELDALPIEEINDFSYRSVNKGVSHKCGHDGHMSIIFGLAEKIAKNRPQKGSVVILFQPAEETGEGGRFVVADQKFKDLETDYCYALHNLPGHPMGQVMIRTGTFNCASRGMIIKLSGKTAHAAYPETGISPAQALSELLAAFPNIADTIDMDELLMSTTVHSSMGECAFGTAPSDAVFMVTLRSESNEGMAKLVEKSEELVKKAAQKHSLSHSIEWADVFDASVNHEECVEHVAKAAQKTNHDVAYLDEPFRWSEDFGAISASASGAMFAFGAGEENPQIHNPDYDFPDELIERGVSIFYQIYSDHLL; from the coding sequence ATGACCGAAAATTTAATTAAGTTACGTCACCACATTCACCAACACCCTGAACTTTCTGGTGTTGAATTTGAAACGGCTGATCTACTGAAATCAAAGTTAGAAACACTTAATCCCGATGAAATCATTACCGGTATCGGTGGTTGCGGCGTCGCGGCCAAATTCACATCATCCGAAGATGGGCCAACAATTTTATTCCGTGCTGAACTTGATGCATTACCCATCGAAGAAATAAATGATTTTTCCTATCGTTCGGTGAATAAGGGCGTTTCCCATAAATGCGGTCATGATGGCCATATGTCGATCATTTTTGGACTTGCGGAAAAAATTGCCAAGAACCGCCCTCAAAAAGGCAGCGTCGTCATTTTATTCCAGCCTGCCGAAGAAACCGGCGAAGGCGGAAGATTTGTTGTTGCCGATCAAAAGTTTAAAGATCTTGAAACTGATTATTGTTATGCGCTTCATAACTTGCCCGGACACCCAATGGGGCAGGTTATGATCCGAACTGGAACATTTAATTGTGCCTCTCGCGGAATGATCATAAAATTATCCGGGAAAACTGCCCACGCCGCCTATCCGGAAACAGGCATTAGCCCGGCACAAGCACTTTCCGAATTGCTCGCCGCCTTCCCAAATATTGCAGATACAATTGATATGGATGAATTATTGATGTCCACGACCGTTCATTCAAGCATGGGTGAATGCGCGTTCGGCACCGCACCAAGTGACGCGGTTTTCATGGTCACCTTACGAAGCGAAAGCAACGAAGGCATGGCAAAGCTTGTCGAAAAATCAGAAGAACTGGTTAAGAAAGCGGCTCAAAAACACAGCTTAAGCCATTCAATTGAATGGGCCGATGTTTTCGATGCCAGCGTAAACCACGAAGAATGCGTTGAACATGTCGCGAAAGCCGCACAAAAAACAAATCATGACGTGGCATATCTGGATGAACCATTCCGATGGTCAGAAGATTTCGGCGCCATTAGCGCATCCGCCAGTGGGGCCATGTTTGCATTCGGTGCCGGTGAAGAAAATCCGCAAATCCATAACCCGGATTACGATTTCCCCGATGAATTAATTGAACGGGGTGTGTCGATCTTTTATCAGATTTATAGCGATCATTTATTATAA
- a CDS encoding S9 family peptidase, which produces MKKFLIVSLMTCMVPSVGFSKVSSADYERAESFLPWNMRELVTNVDPDISWLENGDGLWLREQTPNGIRYKFHTENDAEIAFDHGRIAASLNALDEKQFDENNLDFDNLNIIGNNEQFSFTTSRGNHYSQYSCSLTEYSCSVSHIDGVLSPDGKWSATVEEDRNIYLINVSTGEKHQMTHGADKKNIIYGTRMPAVNLMIAAGQEDVLRRPNIYWAPDSSKFLSYKLDMSKAKTLTLVQAVHEDGIRPKTFNYPYSLPEDNELTMMEHIIFHVDGLKAVPTDASPIPIRYESVGPEYTWSNDSKLLRYIEYNRGNSEGWLKEVDAATGKTRLITTKTAGEGFVYPHSTRYQFINNDAEFIFTSERDGWNHFYMHDGKTGDVKHQITKGEFFVQEIMGVDEENGHLYFTANGREAHRETDGDPYLRYLYRINLDGSDIQLITKERGDHEVSMSPKLDMVVDKYSRHDLPTETMLKSIDDGGSNKLLTKADISELTAKGWKFPKTFKAFAEDGKTPIYGMMFYPTHFDPNKKYPIIENIYTGPALHNVKKNFRQTYQDTAQSIAELGFIVFLVDSRGTGYRRTDFHFGARGNLGGFYGDRVAAVKQLAEKYPYIDGEKVGIFGMSAGGYASARAMFLYPDFYTAAVSSSGNHDHRLDKANWNERWMGLPVGEQYVQSSNLEIAHRLTDGKLLLAVGELDHNVPPAATMQLLDRLIKANKDFDLIMMPNKQHSLEDDFYFIRKRWDYFVEHLLGEAPPEYRVRYYE; this is translated from the coding sequence ATGAAAAAGTTTTTAATTGTATCGCTTATGACTTGTATGGTTCCGTCAGTCGGATTTTCAAAGGTTAGCAGTGCGGATTATGAACGTGCGGAAAGTTTTTTACCGTGGAATATGCGCGAATTGGTTACTAACGTTGATCCGGATATATCCTGGCTGGAAAATGGTGACGGGTTATGGCTTCGGGAGCAAACACCGAATGGTATCAGGTATAAATTCCATACTGAAAATGATGCTGAAATAGCATTTGACCATGGGCGCATTGCAGCATCGCTGAACGCACTTGATGAAAAACAGTTTGATGAAAATAATCTGGATTTTGATAATCTGAATATCATTGGAAATAACGAACAATTCAGTTTCACCACAAGCCGTGGCAATCATTATAGCCAATATAGCTGTTCCCTTACGGAATATAGTTGTTCTGTTAGTCATATTGACGGCGTTTTATCACCAGATGGAAAATGGTCCGCCACCGTCGAAGAAGACCGTAATATTTATTTGATAAATGTTAGTACCGGTGAAAAGCATCAAATGACACATGGTGCGGATAAGAAAAATATTATCTATGGTACGCGCATGCCTGCAGTAAACCTGATGATTGCGGCGGGACAAGAAGATGTGCTACGCAGACCGAACATTTACTGGGCACCGGACAGTTCAAAATTCCTGTCTTATAAACTGGATATGAGTAAAGCCAAAACACTGACGCTTGTTCAGGCGGTCCATGAAGACGGCATTAGACCAAAAACATTTAATTATCCATATTCATTACCCGAAGATAATGAACTAACCATGATGGAACATATTATTTTCCATGTGGATGGCTTAAAAGCGGTGCCAACAGACGCAAGCCCCATTCCGATTAGGTATGAGAGCGTTGGGCCAGAATACACATGGTCTAATGATTCAAAACTTTTAAGATACATTGAATATAACCGTGGAAATTCTGAAGGTTGGCTTAAAGAGGTCGATGCGGCAACAGGCAAGACAAGACTGATCACAACCAAAACCGCAGGCGAAGGGTTTGTATACCCTCATTCAACCAGATATCAATTTATTAATAATGATGCTGAATTTATCTTTACATCAGAACGGGATGGCTGGAACCACTTTTATATGCATGACGGTAAGACCGGCGATGTAAAACATCAAATTACAAAAGGTGAATTTTTCGTTCAGGAAATCATGGGTGTTGATGAGGAAAACGGCCATCTGTATTTCACCGCCAACGGACGTGAAGCGCACAGGGAAACTGATGGTGACCCATATTTGCGTTATCTATACCGTATTAATCTGGATGGTTCGGATATTCAGTTAATCACCAAGGAACGCGGCGATCATGAAGTTTCCATGTCACCAAAACTGGATATGGTGGTTGATAAATATTCGCGTCATGATCTGCCAACTGAAACAATGTTGAAAAGTATAGATGATGGTGGTTCAAACAAGCTCCTTACCAAAGCTGACATCAGTGAATTAACCGCTAAGGGATGGAAATTCCCAAAAACATTTAAGGCATTCGCAGAAGACGGTAAAACACCAATTTACGGAATGATGTTTTACCCGACCCATTTTGATCCCAACAAAAAATACCCGATCATTGAAAATATTTACACGGGCCCTGCCTTGCATAACGTAAAGAAAAACTTCAGGCAGACCTATCAAGATACGGCGCAGTCCATTGCGGAACTGGGTTTTATCGTGTTTCTGGTTGATAGCCGTGGTACAGGTTATAGACGTACTGATTTCCATTTTGGCGCCCGTGGCAACCTTGGCGGTTTTTATGGTGACAGGGTTGCGGCCGTAAAACAGCTCGCGGAAAAGTATCCATATATTGACGGGGAAAAAGTTGGTATTTTCGGCATGTCTGCTGGTGGATATGCATCGGCACGGGCCATGTTCCTTTATCCTGATTTTTATACGGCTGCCGTTTCATCATCGGGCAACCATGATCACCGACTTGATAAAGCCAACTGGAATGAGCGCTGGATGGGATTACCGGTTGGGGAACAATATGTTCAAAGTTCAAACCTTGAAATTGCTCACAGATTAACAGATGGAAAATTGCTGCTTGCTGTTGGGGAGCTGGATCACAATGTGCCACCCGCTGCGACGATGCAGTTACTTGACAGGTTGATTAAAGCCAATAAAGATTTCGATCTGATTATGATGCCGAATAAACAGCATTCATTAGAGGATGATTTCTATTTCATTCGTAAAAGATGGGATTATTTTGTCGAGCATCTGTTGGGGGAAGCACCACCAGAATACCGTGTTCGTTATTATGAATAA
- a CDS encoding DUF1272 domain-containing protein codes for MLEIRPECECCDKKLPPNSTEAYICSYECTWCEDCTENILKHVCPNCGGGVVKRPIRPANEWRKGLSTKHQPPSTKIVKTKFTHQEISDFADKMNEILPENR; via the coding sequence ATGTTGGAAATCAGGCCGGAATGCGAATGCTGCGATAAGAAATTACCGCCAAATTCAACGGAAGCCTACATTTGTAGTTATGAATGCACTTGGTGTGAGGATTGCACCGAAAATATCCTAAAGCATGTTTGTCCTAATTGCGGTGGTGGTGTTGTTAAAAGACCGATCAGGCCCGCAAATGAATGGCGAAAAGGGTTAAGCACTAAACATCAGCCGCCCTCAACCAAGATCGTAAAAACAAAATTCACCCATCAGGAAATCAGCGATTTTGCCGATAAAATGAATGAGATCTTACCCGAGAACCGTTGA
- a CDS encoding winged helix-turn-helix transcriptional regulator, which produces MALKMRHNKSPKPIEPCALTQCMNVIAGAWAPNVIWMLRGGPRRFSELRADIPPVSAKVLSARLSELTERGVILRHVRPTSPPSTEYELTELGRELIPALEAIVEVGHKLKAQQKLNAK; this is translated from the coding sequence ATGGCATTAAAAATGCGACATAATAAAAGCCCAAAACCGATTGAACCCTGCGCCTTAACGCAGTGTATGAACGTCATTGCCGGTGCATGGGCCCCAAATGTAATCTGGATGTTGCGTGGCGGTCCACGCCGTTTTAGTGAGCTTCGCGCGGACATTCCCCCGGTTTCAGCAAAAGTACTGTCGGCACGTTTATCGGAACTTACAGAGCGTGGTGTCATCCTGCGTCACGTAAGACCGACATCGCCCCCATCCACTGAATATGAACTTACCGAGCTTGGAAGGGAGCTGATCCCGGCATTAGAAGCAATCGTTGAAGTTGGCCATAAGTTAAAAGCGCAACAGAAATTAAACGCGAAATAG
- the gstA gene encoding glutathione transferase GstA — protein sequence MMKLYYLPGACSMASHITLNELNMDFSIEKVIRGTGTTENGEDYSKINPLGYVPALKLNDGTSILENTAILTFIADLKPESGLAPKDSTVARAKFNETLGYLSSELHKAYSPIFAEDNMTDERKETVIKKLNSRLDYLEDKLNDGRSYLFGDNFTAADAYAFVIMNWSNFIDHSLEAWPNIKAFLARTRERPSVQRALKAEGLLS from the coding sequence ATGATGAAACTATATTATTTGCCGGGTGCCTGCTCAATGGCATCACACATCACGCTCAATGAATTGAACATGGACTTTTCAATCGAAAAAGTCATCCGTGGCACAGGAACAACCGAAAATGGAGAGGATTATTCCAAGATTAATCCACTTGGTTACGTTCCGGCCTTAAAACTGAATGATGGGACAAGCATTCTTGAAAATACAGCCATTCTTACCTTTATTGCGGATTTAAAACCAGAATCCGGTCTGGCACCAAAAGACAGTACAGTCGCACGCGCCAAATTTAACGAAACACTCGGCTATCTATCTTCAGAATTACATAAGGCTTACTCCCCCATTTTTGCTGAAGATAATATGACCGATGAAAGAAAAGAAACCGTAATAAAAAAACTAAATTCCAGACTGGATTATCTGGAAGATAAATTAAACGATGGAAGATCATATCTGTTTGGCGATAATTTCACAGCTGCAGATGCATATGCATTTGTGATCATGAACTGGTCCAATTTTATTGATCATTCGCTAGAGGCATGGCCGAACATTAAAGCATTTCTGGCACGTACCCGTGAACGCCCGTCGGTACAACGCGCCTTAAAAGCAGAAGGACTGCTATCGTGA
- a CDS encoding nuclear transport factor 2 family protein → MSNQREKLEALMQDYFDGLYHCDVALLTLVFHPRALYATADEPVPLFRHMDEYFDVVSKRISPASRAEERKDFIDHIEIAGDNTALAKVRCSIGDRDFVDYSPFLTKVFYP, encoded by the coding sequence GTGAGCAATCAGCGTGAAAAACTAGAAGCGCTGATGCAGGACTATTTCGATGGGCTATACCATTGTGATGTCGCGCTTCTTACGCTGGTATTCCATCCACGTGCCTTATACGCAACGGCCGACGAACCGGTACCGTTATTTCGCCATATGGATGAATATTTTGATGTTGTTTCAAAACGTATTTCCCCCGCATCGCGCGCAGAAGAGCGAAAAGATTTCATCGATCATATTGAAATTGCCGGGGATAACACCGCACTCGCGAAAGTACGGTGCTCGATCGGTGATCGTGATTTTGTCGATTATTCGCCCTTCCTGACGAAGGTTTTTTATCCTTAA
- a CDS encoding DUF4350 domain-containing protein, translated as MHPKSRFTILLFGILTCALSISTAQETDHKVIKREFVDAVKTDYVPDFPALTNNHGTRVLIDRFHETIYSIPDEENGTMHMQDMMRKDGFTLKDANTSLDQHLNDADVLIIHGLPNNKIELPNGGEYWKSPLSSEELDAIIRFIDNGGGLYLSLSHWPGGGGALPILEALNVKLRDGYVWSKEYPSYTDPASGICSHYFGMSEKDNTLNKKHPVAGGPLPVNKVDFLCGTAIFREKEDAILPFPAGSINYTTGEIAAEISDDYAGMIGFTFGKGKVVVATDQGMFRNFIFTFSDGEKTEDIAVTLSPNNDNANLFINMMRWLSPKID; from the coding sequence ATGCACCCAAAATCCCGATTTACAATATTATTATTCGGAATTTTAACCTGCGCATTATCAATAAGTACCGCTCAAGAAACGGATCATAAGGTAATCAAACGAGAATTTGTTGATGCCGTTAAAACAGATTATGTACCTGACTTCCCTGCCTTAACAAACAATCACGGTACGCGCGTCTTGATCGACCGCTTTCATGAAACGATTTATTCCATCCCGGACGAAGAAAACGGCACAATGCATATGCAAGACATGATGCGCAAAGATGGCTTTACTTTAAAAGATGCAAATACGTCCCTTGATCAGCATTTAAATGATGCCGATGTACTTATCATCCACGGCTTACCGAACAACAAAATAGAATTGCCTAATGGCGGTGAATATTGGAAAAGCCCACTTTCAAGTGAAGAACTTGATGCCATTATTCGTTTTATCGATAATGGTGGTGGATTATATTTGTCACTTAGTCACTGGCCTGGTGGTGGTGGTGCACTTCCGATACTTGAAGCCCTGAATGTGAAACTAAGAGACGGTTACGTCTGGAGCAAAGAATACCCAAGTTATACCGATCCCGCATCCGGAATTTGTTCCCATTATTTTGGCATGTCCGAAAAAGACAACACATTAAACAAAAAACATCCTGTTGCGGGAGGACCATTACCGGTAAACAAAGTTGATTTTTTATGTGGCACGGCCATCTTCCGCGAAAAAGAAGATGCCATTCTTCCTTTCCCAGCAGGCAGCATCAATTATACAACTGGTGAAATCGCCGCCGAAATATCCGATGATTATGCAGGAATGATTGGTTTTACATTTGGTAAAGGGAAAGTTGTCGTCGCAACCGACCAAGGCATGTTTCGCAATTTTATCTTCACATTTTCCGATGGCGAAAAGACAGAAGACATCGCAGTTACACTTTCACCAAATAATGATAATGCAAATCTATTTATCAATATGATGCGCTGGCTTTCGCCAAAGATCGATTAA